The segment TCTGGGATAATTTGAAGAGAAAATGTTTTGTGATCTGActgatattaatgatttttttcatatttcagaTTAGCTTGAGACCTGCTCAGTCATTCATCTTGAACAAAAACCAAATGCCAAAGTTGCAACCGCAGATACCTACCATGATTCCTCCCAGTGCTCAACCTCCACGCACATCCACTCCACCGCTGGGACAGGTAACGAGTACTACATTTCACATGGGAACGGAATGtcatcttttcatttttaaaggtgcatTTAACCCCTTTGGTTGTTTGCAGCCACCGCAACTTGGCCTGAAAACCAACCCGCCTCCAATTCAGGAGAAGCCACAGAAGACGACTAAGAAGCCACCTCCTGCTAAGGAGGAACTGCTTAAGATGACTGTATGTGCCACTCAACATTTTGTTAATGAAAGCCATTCACTGAAACTTCTGAGTGAGTTGTTCCATAAATTTATCTGTGTGACTTGGCAGGAAACTGTTGTGACCGCTTTCCTGAGCAGCAAAAACATGTACGACGCAGTGAATGGTGTGCGAGAGATGAAAGCTCCCAAACACTTCCTGCCTGAGATGTTGAGTAAGATGATCATGTGCTCACTGGAGAGCCCCGACGAGGACCGAGAGCATGTCAGCACTCTGATCAACACACTCCGCATGGAGGGACTGGTCACAGGGGAGAATTTTATGCAGGTTTGTGTCTACACAATGAAATTTACACTTCCTGCATCTTGAATCAAATTGGGATCCTTAAATCGCATGTTTTTACAGGCTTTCCTCAATGTTCTGGACCAGTGTCCCAAGATTGAGTTGGATATCCCTTTGGTGAAATCTTACCTGGCTCAGTTTGCTGCTCGGGCCATCATTGCTGAACTTGTGAGCATGGCAGAGTTGGCCCACCCACTGGAGAACGGCACCCACTTCCCGCTTTTCCTCCTCTGCTTGCAGCAAATGGCCAAGCTGAAAGACCGGGAGTGGCTGACCGACCTGTTCCAACTGAGCAAGGTCAACATGCAGAAGATGCTGCCAGGTCAGTGCTTTTGTGTCCTTCCTGTGTGGAAACACTTTTCAGTAAAGTCCCATTATTTAATGTTcgctaatgtattaaaattaacagtgagcaaaaacaaatgttttactCTGTTAATGTTAATGCATTAGCTTCTTATTGATGAAAATACAACtgtcattgttagttcatgtcaaTACAggtacttttaaatattaacaaataacttTTAAGGGCCTGAAaccacaaacttttaaaaatggggaaaaaagaaaaacctttTTAGTATATAgttgtcgtgtaaacatacccttagTACAGTTAACTTATAgttactaatgttaacaaataaaagcttattgtaaagtgttaccgtcaTTTTGTATGAGCATCTTTCAGGTCATTTGGGTGccattttgaaaatgtaaattgaCTTCacattagtatgtaattaagcCTTCAGAATGCTAACAGtgacatttttacagtttaatttgtctgttataaaatatttattagagCATATGCTGATGTTTTTACTCTTATATCCActtaattttagtttagtttacaAAATCATGGTAACAGATTGTGCCACACTGAAGTTAGAGGACAATCTTAAATTCAACCCTAAGACAAAGTGACAAGTTCTTAAGAGTCCACTTTATGAAAGGATAATGATTAATGGGTGGAGAAATGGGGTAACGGGGTTGATAAcctagttacttttttaaaatggtggtttttgtgtattttatttccatattttatcaaaatatctATTTGTCAATGACAAActttacaaacattaaaaaaagtgaCAGAATTTAAATGCTGGGATTATTGTATGGTAGATTCTcaacaaataatgtttgaaaATGGCATACACTAAAAGATCTTGATTGATCAAAATGAAGAgtgatttaaatgaaaaaccATTTGGGAAAAATTAGATATAGTCAATCCAGCCTCAGCATCCGCACAGCTGGCGTTTATCTGTTCTAGTCATCCATATTGTGTGCATGAAACGGACGCCGATGAAGCACTAATTAAACGGCATCACCCTTTTTGCTCAATGAGTTTGGGCATCTAAAACTCTATAGGCCAAATCCAAACACTTATTTCTGGTCTAATTTCTGTTGCTGAAATACAGGTACATCATTAATGCTGGGTTCAGACTACACTACATCAGCCTGATTTTGGCGCAATCCTTTAGGCGTAGGGTGTAGTGGTGAGTCACAATGGCTGTCGGTACACAAGAATCGATTGTATGTCTAGTATAGTGTGTCATAGTGAGCAAAAACGATGCCGCATCTGCGACTCTTCCGATGCCACGACAGAAAAACCTAGcatgtttttagtgttttttttttgttttgtttttttgctccTCCATGATGGGTCTGTCACATCTGTGACATTGACCAATATGAGCACACAagcttgatttttttgcacagtACTTAAGTAACCAAAACAGAGACCAGAGCTAACTGGTGGTTGcaactacacagcccagcctaagatGGGTTTGATAGGAGACAGGCCAAATTTGCGCGCGTCAGGGAGCTCgcgttttactttcgctttcgaATTTGCGATTGCACATACTCTGTGAATAGGGAGTGGCGGTgctgacatttcctctctcaagatccattaatgtactaaaaacatatttaaatcagttcatgtgagtacagtggttcagtattaatattataaagtggtgaatatttttggtgcgccaaaaaaaacaaaataacgacttatttagtgatggccgatttcaaaacactgattcataacgctccaaagcttcatgaagcagtgtatcgaatcatgattcagattgtCATACCActaaatggctgaaatcacgtgactttggctctccgaactgctgattcgacacattgattcataacgctccaaagcttcctgaagcagtgttttgaaatcggccatcactaaataagtcgttatttagtttttttggcgcaccaaaaacattctcgtcgctttataatattaatattgaaccactgtactcacatgaactgattaaaatatgtttttagtacattaatggatcttgagagaggaagtgtctttgctccctatggaggccttacggagccatcggatttcaactaaaatatcttaatttgtgttccaaagatcgaaggtcttacaggtgtggaacggcatgagggtgaggaataaatgacattattttaatttttgggtgaactaacccttttaaaggtgcccacgaacgctttttcacaagatgcaatataagtctaaggtgtcccctgaatgtgtctgtgaagtttcagctcaaaatacccaatttttttttttttttaactgcctattttggggcaccattaactatgcactgatttcactcgacgccgcccctttaagacaCGAGCTTCCTGCCACACCAGCTCtcaactatattacagcgcatttacaaagttcacacagctaatataaccctcaaatggatctttacaagatgttcgtcatgcatgctgtatgcatgcatgcttcaaattatgtgagtaaagtatttattttgatgttaaaagtttaATTCTGAGTGAATCTGAGGCTTTAAccgtacattagcaacatgctaatggaacatttagaaagacaatttacaaatatcactaaaaatatcatgatatcatggatcatgtcagttattatcgctccatctgccatttttcgctattgtccttgcttgtttacctagtctgatgattcagctgtgtgcagatccagacgttaatactggctgcccttgtctaatgcctttgaTAATTGTTGGGAAcgtgggctggcattatgcaaatattgggggcgtacaccccgactgttacgtaacagtcggtgttatctTGAGATtagcctgttcttcggaggtcgtttaaacaaatgagatttatataagaaggaggaaacaatggagtttgagattcactgtatgtcttttccatgtactgaactcttgttgttTAACTATGCCAGGGTAAATTCGATTTgagtcaagggcacctttaagagtcAAAATCGCATAATCTGAccgtgacacacacacattatgtaGTCTGAACCCGGCATAACATGAACCAATCtattcactttgaaatgaaaaatcaATGAGTTAATTTCATATGGACTCGTGTTTATTTCCTATATTCCTATCTCTGCCCACAGAAATAGATCAAAACAAAGATCGCATGTTGGAGATTCTGGAGGGGAAGGGCCTGAGCTTCTTATTTCCTCTCATGAAGCTGGAGAAGGAGTTGCTGAAGCAGATCAAAGCAGATCCTGCCCCGCAAACCATCTACAAGTGGATCAAGGACAACATTTCTCTGAAACTGCACACTGACAAGGGTTTCGTTAACATTCTGATGACCAGGTATGATTGTGGACCTGCTGGCTGAAACTATTCTTGAAAAAGTACTTTTATTCAAGTTTTATTCCATGTACACTTGATTAAATCCCCCCTTCCCCAAATTCTTCTAGCTTTTTGCAGTACATCTTCCATGAAATGTATTCCACTGAAGGAGAAGACCAATTGTCTGCACCTACGAAAGAGCAGCTTGACCAGGAAAAGCAGCTGCTACTTGCCTTCAAACCGGTGATGCAAAAATTCCTGCATGATCATGTGGACCTGCAAGTCAGTGCACTGTATGCGCTGCAGGTCCACTGCAATGCCCATGCTTTTCCCAAAGGTATGTCTGAAAATGCTCCCAGTCTCAGACAACCTGAAATATGAATAAGAATAATTATCTCCCCAGACCTGGAGGAATATCTATttatcagaattttttttcctcctaACCGATGCTCATTAATCGATCATTAATGGCAGAAAGTGGCATCCTGtttgttctttattttacaaaatcacaatgttttgtttttttgtgtgagTGTACACACAAGTACACCCTTTTAAAGTTTCAAATGATGGCTTACTGTTATCAGTGTGATCATAAATTGAGTATTTTAAGATTGTGCAGATCccctcacactcacacacatggcTAACTTGCCATCGCAGCCTGTTCATTATCAAGTCAACCAAAAGTATATACATTGCTCAATTTAAATAGTCCTTAGTAGAATCTGTGCTGAATTATCTCAAAATTATACATGTAtagcttatttattttatttgtttttatatataatatataatttctttctttttttttcataaaatcttaATTCTTACTGTCGGTTAATGGTTAACCAGTTAATTATGAGCATCCCTATTTTAAAatggttttgttttaaatgcatgttttatatttttatttttgtgaatttaaaatttttacatttgttttataaaataaaaccatttaagtttatatattttttttaaatgtatatattagaaagctattattttttaaaatgatttttattttatttaaatttgttttatttgtttgaaatgcatgtttttatattttgtatttaaatgtatttattttataaaattaaaccatttttaagttattttttatcTCTCTCAACAATGCAGAATGATTGAAATTCATGGCACTTTATTGGTCTAAAGGTGTGGGAACAGTGGAGTTTGTTTACAGAGAGGTTTGAAGTAATAAGCGGAAATGCTTGTTTTCCTGTTTTTAATAGTCTCTTATCTCATTAGGAATGTTACTGCGCTACTTTGTCAACTTCTACGATATGGAGATAATTGAAGAAGAGGCCTTCCTAGCATGGAAAGAAGATATTACCCAGGAGTTTCCAGGAAAAGGAAAAGCATTGTTCCAGGTAACGTGCACCGTGATTTATCCTAGCACAGCAAACAATGATGGCCTTTCATCATTAGGGGTGGTGAAAAAAAACGATTATTGATTAATCGCGAGTATGTTATGGACGAGTATGAATCGAttattaaattttcaaaaatcgatttatttatttatttttttttgtgcattattttattttgtaaaaaatgttataccGGGAGTTGAACGTCACGAACGCGCCCAGTTCCAGTTAGCAAGCGCGTGTAACGGCAGCCAGAGCAGGTGTGTAAAATGGAAGAACCAGGAACGAGCAACCAACCGATCCACCCAGccaggggcggactggccatctgtgtgATCTGGAGAATCACAGAACGGCCGGTACTCCAGGACGGCTGGCGGGCCGGCCCACCACCCACCGCCACGCACGCAGTCATCAtctgttttttcccccactaatctgtttcacactccagtactgtagggggcagcaatgcacctttaagttggatGCCAGCTGCACTGGCCGTGGCCGCCAAGTAAGCAGCAAAGACGTTagatcagtggtctcaaactgccggcccgcaactgatctcaaaaataaaacataatccggcccgctaaattattcttattcttattctctagttgctacctgtctcGTATGCAAAGaaagtcgccgttctaagggacattcacatatcgcgtccgcgccgcattctcctttccaatgcgctttcgctccagtggcgtctgtcgttgctatgcaaccatgagccgcgctctcaatcgcttctattatgagcgcgcctgcctaaattacagtaaaagcactcgactttaagtcacaagcgccgatttaaaccaccgaaacttTTTCTTTACCTTGACATGTTTCGACTGCAACCTGCAGTCTTCCTCCACCTGAACACATTGTCTTTCTAGAAGAAAATTGTCCAATTTCTACAGTATGTTGGTTCTGATCTACTTCCTAAAGGAAATAagcctttcatttatttgttattgtttagttcaacttgatgagtcacaacacaatgtgatgtattcatttctgtgttCTACAGAACATAAGGTACATACAAATAATTCTGAAGTTATAACTACAAGACACAGAAAGTGCTTTGAGTTGTTGTTACTCAATGAAAGAGTTAAGTAATTCAgtagctgactttttttttaatactgcaatcACTTTGTAGTGTATTTTCGTTTACTGTTGTGAAATGGAAAATCAATAATCGCTAATCGAGAATCGTTAATAATCGAAAATCGACTGTAATCGAATCGGGACTTCAATaatcgtaatcgaatcgaatcgggAAATCAGACAGATTAACCACCCCTATTCATCATAAGACgtgtcatttacatttttttgttccCTGTCGTTTAGGTGAACCAGTGGCTCACCTGGCTGGAGACTGCAGAAGAGGAGGAGTCTGAGGAGGAAGCTGACTAAACCAGCCAAAGCCTTGACGTACTCGCCTGTGTCATCTCTCCCGTTTAGTTTCACCACCTCCTCTTTCACCTGTATTAACCGCCGCACTGCTGTTTTCTGCAGTGTCAAGCCAACTTATTACTTCACGCTTCTCTTCGGCCTCATCGATTAAAGCATGTGATGACTAGCGTCTGTTAAGAACCACCACTGATAAATGGTATTAACAACTTGAAAccgcatctttttttttatgttttgcttTTAAGAACATGTATTTTGCAAGAGCCTTTTCTGCCGCTGTTCATTTCAGCACAAAACTATAGAAATGCACTTTTGCTCAGTGTCATATTTTTGAGTTACTGCAATATTCACTTTTATTTGTTACGAAGAATCCTCAGTAATCATTGGTTACCATCAATGCTTTGTTCATACCTCACAGTAGTGGGCGTAGTATGCGGTGTCTAAACGAGAACTCTCCAGGTCTGCAAGGTGCTCGAGTCTGAAATGGTTTACTTTCCAGTTGTTACAtgattgtaaaatgttttttttgggtttttttt is part of the Chanodichthys erythropterus isolate Z2021 chromosome 11, ASM2448905v1, whole genome shotgun sequence genome and harbors:
- the eif4g2a gene encoding eukaryotic translation initiation factor 4 gamma 2a yields the protein MKFNIETEFLGKTPGPSVQRWVPSRSTRRDVNSSNEKERHDAIFRKVRGILNKLTPEKFDKLCLELLNVGVDSKLVLKGIILLIVDKALEEPKYSSLYAQLCLRLAEDAPNFDGPSTEIQSSQKQSTTFRRLLISKLQDEFENRTRNVDIYDKNDSPLTSEEEEQRAIAKIKMLGNIKFIGELGKLDLIHESILHKCIKTLLEKKKRVQLKDMGEDLECLCQIMRTVGPRLDHEKAKSLMDQYFGRMRSLMNNKDLPARIRFLLQDTVELRENNWVPRKAFIDNGPKTINQIRQDAVKDLGVFIPPMTQGIRTDFFQESPFLQTRIKPDRETLGGLADMFGQMPGSGIGTGPGVIQDRYSPTMGRRTNPLFNGHGGHMAPAPQPFMKSNQGQNPLFQNQTHSSQQQAQSKDMPPRFIKKGQLNADEISLRPAQSFILNKNQMPKLQPQIPTMIPPSAQPPRTSTPPLGQPPQLGLKTNPPPIQEKPQKTTKKPPPAKEELLKMTETVVTAFLSSKNMYDAVNGVREMKAPKHFLPEMLSKMIMCSLESPDEDREHVSTLINTLRMEGLVTGENFMQAFLNVLDQCPKIELDIPLVKSYLAQFAARAIIAELVSMAELAHPLENGTHFPLFLLCLQQMAKLKDREWLTDLFQLSKVNMQKMLPEIDQNKDRMLEILEGKGLSFLFPLMKLEKELLKQIKADPAPQTIYKWIKDNISLKLHTDKGFVNILMTSFLQYIFHEMYSTEGEDQLSAPTKEQLDQEKQLLLAFKPVMQKFLHDHVDLQVSALYALQVHCNAHAFPKGMLLRYFVNFYDMEIIEEEAFLAWKEDITQEFPGKGKALFQVNQWLTWLETAEEEESEEEAD